The following DNA comes from Streptomyces sp. Ag109_O5-10.
GTGAAGTAGAACGCCACCAGAGCGGCCCCCAGCAGGATGATCCCGGCGTACAGGGTGGGGCGCAGGGCGCGGTCGGTGAGCGGGCCGGCGACGAGGGTGCCGACGGTCATGCCGACGCCGTAGAGGGCGAGGACCCAGGTGGTCGAGGCGTCGGAGAGGCCCGTCAGGTGCGTCAGCATGGGGACGAGGTAGCTGTAGACGGCGAAGAAGCCGCCGAACCCGACGACGGCGGTGGCCAGGCCGATGAAGACCTGCCGGTTGCCCATCGCGCGCAGTTCCTGCCGGATGCCGGCCTGCGGGCCGCGCGGCTGGTGGGGTACGAGCAGGGCGAGGGCGAGGAGCGCCACCAGGCCTATGACGGCGACCGCGCAGTAGGCGTACCGCCACCCCAGGTGCTGGCCGAGGGCGGTGCCGGCGGGGACGCCGACGATGTTGGCGATGGTGAGGCCGAGGAAGACCCGGGAGACGGCGCGTGCCGCGCGGTCGGCGGCGACCAGCCGGGAGGCGACGACGGCGCCCACGCCGAACAGGGCGCCGTGCGGCAGTCCGGCGAGGAAGCGGGCGGCGAACAGCAGGCCGAAGTTCGGGGCGAGCGCGGACGCCGTGTTGCCGACGACGAAGAGCCCGGTCAGCAGGAGCAGCAGCCGCTTGTGGGGCACGCGGGCGCCGATGCCGGTGAGCAGGGGGGCGCCGACGACGACGCCGAGGGCGTACGCCGAGACGAGGTTGCCGGCGTGCGGCACCGACACCCCGACGCCGTCCGCGATCTGGGGCAGCAGACCCATGGTGGCGAACTCGGTGGTGCCGATGCCGAACGTGACGACGGCAAGGGCAAGCAGAGCCAGAGGCATGATGAGCGGGGGAACCTTTCGGGGACGGCGGGTCCGGGAGGGGTGGCCGACGGAACCGGACGGTTGCTTCGCCCTCCGTGGCCGGCCGTACCGAGCGCCCTTGCCCAGCCCACCCCCTTGAACGTTGCAGCTGGATGCGGCGAACGCGCATTCCTGATCAGGGTGATGAGGCGGGGTGACCTCTGTCACGTGCAGCGGTGGCGAGCGGGCCTACTGCCCCGCGGTGGCCCGCCGGCACCGCGCGCACAGTCCCCACCAGGTGATCTCGGCCTCGTCGACGGCGAATCCCCGGTCCTCGTCGGGGGTGAGGCACGGTGCCACGCCGACGCTGCAGTCGACGTCCTCGATCAGACCGCAGCGGCGGCAGACGAGATGGTGGTGGTTGTCGCCGACGCGCAGCTCGTAGCGGGCGGGTGAGCCGGCGGGCTCGATGCAGCGGACGAGCTGGGCCTTGGTCAGGTCCTCCAGCACGTTGTACAGGCCCTGCCGGGAGAGACCGCCGCCCTCGGCGCGGTCCGTGCCGATGCGGGACTCCAGGTCGGCCGCCGTGGAGTGCGGATGACCCTGCAGAGCGGTGAGAACGGCCCTGCGCTGGGCCGTGCTGCGCAGGCCCTTGCGTCTGAGCAGGTCGCTCGCAAGCTGCTCCATGGTCATGTCGCTCTCCTGCGGCACAGCGGCCGTTCCGCCCCGGGGGGACGATACAACCAGAGGTGACCCGGTCGGTTCTAGGCGGCCTCGGCCGTACGGCAGGTGCCGCAGACCAGGCGCCGGGACGGGAGGACGCTCGTCATGGGGATCACCCCGACGGGACGCTGGACGGTGGTCCGCAGGACCTGCGCGTGGTCGGCGCAGGTGAAGAGGCCGCAACGGGTGCAGGCGCCGATCCCGTTGCTCTCGTGGCGTCCCGACTGGGCGCAGTCGTAACAGTGCATGTCCTTCTCCCGATGAGGTCGGCCCCCTCGCCTCGCGCGGTGAGGTGGGGTGACGGCTGTGCACCGAAGGGCTCCCGCCACCTCGACGCGTCCACCTCGGCACATATCGACCCTAGTGCGCCAGTTTTGACAGAGTCAAATGTAGGAGGCGGGTCGGAGCCTCTGGACCGCCGGAACTTGTTCACCTACTGTCTAGACATGCCTGGACAGGTTCACAAGCATCATCGCATCGCCCGTGTGCTCGCCGACGAGATCCGAGCGGGGGTCCATGCCGACGGCAGCAGACTCCCCGGCGAGCACGCACTCACCGAGCGGTTCGGCGTCAGCCGCACCACCCTCAGGCAGGCCCTGCAGGTTCTCGGCGAGGAGGGCCTCATCGCCACCCACGCGGGCATCGGCTCGTTCGTCACCTTCGACGGGGCGCCGCTCGACAACCGCCTGGGCTGGACCCGGGCCCTGGCCGCGCAGGGCACCGAGCTCACGACGGAGATCCTCCGCTTCGAGGAGACCACCGATCCGGAGCTGGCCGCACGGCTCGCGCTCGCCTCCGACGTGTTCCTCGCCCTGGACCGGGTCAGGCGGCTGCCCGACGGGCAGGGCGTGTCGCTGGAGCGCAGCCGGGTGCCGGTCACCGAGTCCCTGGCCGGACTGCCGGAGCGCGGTCTCGACGGCGGTTCACTCAGCCGCGAGCTGATCGCGGCGGGCCGGGTCAGCGACTCCGGCGAGGGTGTGGTCTCGGTCCGCGGGCTCACGGAGGCCGAGGCGGCCGTACTGCACCGCTCCCCCGGCGAATCCTTCCTCCGCCTCGACCAGGTGTACCGGGCCGCCGACGGCTCGGTGGTCGAGCAGGTCGGCAGTCTGCTCGACCCCGCCCGCTTCGAACTGCACGTCCGCTCCGGCAACGGGGGCCGCTCGTGACCGGCCGGCTCGACCGCGCCCTGGGCGCGTTCTACGGACTCGCCCTCGGTGACGCCCTCGGGATGCCCACGCAGGTGATGTCCAGGCCGGACGTCGTACGGGTGTACGGCACCGTGACCGGCTTCGAGGCCGCCCGTCCGGACAACCCGGTCAGCGCGGGCATGCCCGCCGGGTCCGTCACCGACGACACCGACCAGGCCGTGATCGTCGGCCGGCTCCTCGTCGAGGGACACGGCCGGATCGATCCGCTGCGGCTCGCCCACGAACTGCTCGACTGGGAGAAGGAGATGAAGGCCAAGGGCTCCTTCGACCTCCTCGGCCCGTCCACCAAGGCCGCGCTGGACGCGGTCGCCCGCGGTGTCCCGCCGCACGAGGCGGGCCGCACCGGTACGACCAACGGCGCCGCGATGCGCGTCACCCCGGTGGGGATCGCCTTCGCCGCCGACCCGCTCGGCCCGTTCGTCGACCGGGTCGTCGAGTCCTGCCAGGTCACCCACGACACCACCATCGGCATCGCCGGCGCGGCCGCCGTGGCGGCGGCCGTCAGCACGGGGGTCGGCGGCGGCTCGCTCGACGAGGCCGTCACCGCCGCCGTGGCCGCCGCGCGGGCCGGCGCGCGGCGCGGGCACTGGATCGCCGGGGCGGACGTCGCCGCCCGGATCGAGTGGGCGTGGGAGCTGGTGCACGGCCTCGACGAGGCCGAGGCGCTGGACCGGGTCGTGGCGCTCGTCGGCACCAGCGTGGCGAGCCAGGAGTCGGTGCCCGCCGCGTTCGCGGTGCTCGCCCTGGCGGACGGCGACCCGTGGCGGACCGCGCTGCTCGCCGCCAACCTCGGCGGGGACAGCGACACCATCGGGGCGATCGCCGGTGCCGTAGCCGGTTCGGTCGCCGGGTTCTCCGCGCTGCCCGCCGAGGCCGTCCGCACCCTTCGCACCGTCAACTCCCTGGAGCTGGAGCCGCTGACGGCCCAGCTCCTCGCCCACCGCTGAACCGCCCCTCACCCGCGCCGGCCGGCCGGCGCCCTGCCCCGCCATCCGCTCTTCCGCACCCAGCAAGGAGGTTCCGTCATGGCCGTTTCGAAGACGAACGATCGCGTCGGTACCGTCGAGACCCGTGGGATCGAACCGGTCCCCGACAGTGAACGGCGCGGTCACGCCGGCCAGATGTTCTGGACCTGGTTCGCCGCCAACATCAGCATCCTCGGGCTGCCGCTGGGTGCCACCCTGGTGGCGTTCCGCGGCCTGGACATCTGGCAGGCGGTCCTCGTGGCCGTTCTCGGATCCTTCGGGTCCTTCGCGCTCGTCGGCGCCCTGAGCCTGGCCGGCAAGAAGGGCGGCGCCCCGGCGCTCACCCTGTCCCGTGCGGTCTTCGGGCAGCGGGGCAACGCGGGGCCGACCCTGATCACCTGGCTGAGCCGGGTCGGCTGGGAGACCATCTCCACGACCACCGCGGCCTACGCGCTGCTGGCACTCCTCGACACCGCCTTCGGGGTCCGGCAGAACACCGCGCTCACCGTGGTCTGCCTGCTGGTCTTCATCGCCTGCACGCTCCTGATCAGCGGCCTGGGCCACGCCACCATCATGTGGATCAACAAGTGGGCCACGGTCGGCTTCGGCGTCCTGAACCTGGTCGTCATGGGCTTCCTGGTCTCGACCGTCGACTGGTCCAAGGTCCTCGACGCCCCGGCGGGGCCCACCAGCGCGGTGGTCGCCGGGGTGGGCTTCATCGCCTCCGGCACGGGCATCGGCTGGGCCAACGCCGGTGCGGACTACGCCCGCTATCTGCCGCGCGCGATCCCGGGCCGGCGCCTCGTGGTGGCCTCGGCGTTCGGCGCGGGCATCCCGCTGGTGCTGCTGATCTCGCTCGGCTCGCTGCTCTCCGCGGGCGACCGGACACTCGCCGGCGCCTCCGACCCGGTCGCCGCGATCAACGCGATGCTGCCCTCCTGGATGGCGATCCCGTACCTGGTCGCGGCCTTCGGCGGGCTGCTGATGTCGAACCACCTCTCCACGTACTCGGCGGGGCTCACGATGATCACCCTCGGCCTGCGGGTGCCGCGCGCGTACGCGGTCGCGCTCGACGTCGTGCTGATGTTCGCGGGCGGTATCTACTTCATGCTGGTCGCCGACGATTTCTACGGGCCGTTCTCGACGTTCCTGACGCTGCTGGCCGTGCCCATCTCGGCCTGGATCGGAGTGATCGCGGTGGACTCGCTGCGCGGCCGCACCTACGACCCGCCGGCCCTGATGGACACCACCCGGTCCAGCGCCTACTGGTACTCGGCCGGCTTCCGGCTGCCCGCGGTCCTCGGCTGGGCGCTCGCCATCGTCGCCGGCCTGCTCTTCACCAAGGCCTCGACGAGCGCGGACGACGTCTGGTTCGCGGGGCCGCTCAGCGACACCTGGTTCGGTGTCAACGGCCTCGGCTGGGCGGTGTCGATGGCCGTCGGCGCGGCGGTGTACGGCCTGTGCGGCAGGCGCGGCACGGCCACCCCGGGGGACAGCGGCGAACCCGTCGCCGCCCGCCTCCAGGGAGCCGGCCGGTGAACCGGCGGATCGTGCTCGCCGGGAACGTGATCGCCGACGTGGTGATCGAGATTCCCGCGCTGCCCGAACGTGGCGGCGACGTGCTGGGCACGCACAGCCGGACGACCACGGGCGGCGGTTTCAACACGCTGGTGGCCGCCCGCCGGCTGGGCGCGGAGGCCGTGTACGCCGGTCTGCACGGCACCGGACCGCACGGCGACCTGGTGCGCGCGGCACTGGCCGCCGAGGAGATCGGGACGCTGCTGCCCGCCCGCACCGACCGCGACACCGGCTTCACCGTGGCCCTGGTCGACTCCGGCGGCGAACGCACCTTCGTGACCAGCTTCGGGGCCGAGGCCACCCTGGCCCCGGCCGACCTGACGGCCGTGGGGGCCCAGCTGCGCCCCGACGACCTCGTCCAGCTCTCCGGGTACGGGCTGGCCCTGCCGGGCAACGGCCCGCTGCTGTCCGGGCTGACCGCCGTACTGCCCGCCGGCAGCACCCTCTGCCTCGATCCGGGACCGCTGGTCGCCGACATCCCCGAGCATGTCCTCGCCCCTGTTCTGGCCCGCACCGACTGGCTCAGCGCCAACGCCCGCGAGGCCCGCATCATGACCGGGCACGAGGATCCCCGTACCGCGGCGGCGGCCCTCGTGCGGCGGCTGTCCCCTGGGGCGGGAGTGCTCGTCCGGGCCGACAAGGACGGCTGCTGGCTGGCCGCCCCCGGGCGGTCGCCCGTGCATGTACCGGGCTTCCCGGTCACCGCCGTGGACAGCAACGGCGCGGGCGACGCGCACGTCGGCGCGTTCCTCGCCCTGCTCGGCCAGGGGTTCGACCCGCTGACGGCCGCGCACGGCGCCAACGCGGCGGCGGCCTTCGCGGTGACCCGGCGCGGTCCCGCCACGGCGCCCGACCGGGCGGAACTGGCCGCGTTCCTGGCCGACGACCCGCTCGCCGCGCAACTCTCCTGATCCGTGGGGGACTTGACGAGACTCCGTGCCGTCACCGGGAAGACAGCCGTGCCACCGGTTCGTTGAACGCGAAGCCGCGTCCGGTGCGGCCGGCCGGGGCTCGTCGGCCAGGGCTTCTCTCTGCGAGGAAGAGCGGTGATCAGGCGATGAAGGCGGTGCGGTTCCACGCGTACGGCGGGATCGATGTGCTGCGGGTGGAGGAGGTCGAGCGGCCGGTGCCGGGTCCCGGGCAGGTGCTCGTCGAGGTCCGCGCGGCTGGGATCCAGCCCGGTGAGGTGATGATCCGCGAGGGTGCCCGGCACGGACGCTGGCCCGCTGTTTTCCCCTCCGGGCAGGGCAGCGACCTGGCCGGTGTCGTGGTCGCGGCCGGTCCCGAGGTGCGCGGCTTCGCGGTGGGCGACGAGGTCCTCGGATTCACTCACAACCGGGCGAGCCACGCGGAGTACGTCGTGGCCGAGGACGTCAATCTGGTGTCCCGTCCGGAGGGACTGCCGTGGGAGGTGGCCGGGTCGCTGTACGTGGCCGGCACCACCGCGTACGCGACCGTGTTCGCGGTCGACCCCAGGCCGGCGGAGACCGTCGTGGTCTCCGGCGCGGCCGGTGGCGTCGGGGCACTCGCCGTACAGCTCGCGCGACGGCGCGGCGCGAAAGTCGTCGGGCTGGCGAGCGAGGCGAACCACGCCTGGCTGACGGCCCACGGCGTCGTGCCGGTGGTGTACGGGCAGGGGGCGGCCGACCGGATCCGCGAGGCCGCCGGGGGCGGGGGCGTCGACGCGTTCATCGACACCTTCGGCGACGGTTACGTGGACATGGCCGTGGAGCTGGGGGTGCGGCCCGAACGGATCAACACCATCCGGGACTGGCCGGCCGCGGCCCGGGTCGGCGCCCGGACCTACGGGGAGGGGTCGGCCGCGTCCGCGGTCGTGGTCGGCGAGCTCGCACGGCTCGCCGCCCGGGGCGAGCTGGACGTGCCGATCGCCCGCGTCTACCCGCTGGAGCAGGTGCGGGAGGCGTTCCGTGACCTGGAACGCCAGCACGCCCGGGGCAAGATCGTGCTCCGGCCGTAGCGCCCGGTCCGCGGCGGCGGACGCTCCGGGGCTGAGCGGGCCGGGCGCAGCAGGCATGCTGGAACCATGATGGTGCTCGCCGTGCTCTTCGCCGTCCTGGGTGCCGTCAGCAACGCGGCGGGCACGGCTTTCCAGCGCAAGGCCGCGTCCACCGTGCCCGGCCGGAGCGGACTGCGCCTGCTGCTGGTGCTCATGCGGCGGCCGGCCTGGGCGGTCGGTATCGCCGGAGTGGCGGGGGCCGCGGTCTTCCAGGCGCTCGCCCTGGTCAACGGGCCCATGGCGCTGGTCCAGCCGCTGTTCATGCTGGAGTTGCCGTGCGCACTGCTGATCGCCGTGCCGCTGATGCATCGCAGGCCGAGTCCTGAGGGATGGCGGACGATCGCCGTGGTGGTGGCCGGACTGGCCCTGCTGCTCGCGTCGGCCGCCCCGTCCGGCGGCCGGCAGCAGGCGTCCATGCAGCGCTGGGTCCCGGTCCTCGCTCTCGCCCTCGGCGCCATCGGCGTCACCGTGCTGCTCGTACGGTCCTCGTCGTCGCCGCTGTTCCGCGCGGCGGCCCTGGCCACGGGGGCCGCGATCGGCAACGCGCTGACCGCGGCGCTCATGAAGTCGGCCACCGGACGCCTCGCCGACGACGGCCTGGCCGCTTTTCTCAGCGCCTGGCAGACCTACGGCTTCGCGCTCACCGGGATCGCGGCGCTGCTGCTCCTGGAGAACGCGCTGCAGGCCGGTCCCCTCGTCGCCTCCCAGCCCGCGCTGACCATCGGCGACGCCGCGGTGAGCCTGCTCCTCGGCGTCACCCTCTTCGACGAGTCGGTCCGCACCGGATGGTGGCTGCTGCCCGAGGTGGCCGGGGCCGGTCTGATCCTGTGGGGCGTGACCCGGCTGACCCGCGTCGTACCCCACCTCGTCGACGTCATGCGGTGAGGGGCGGGACGGTACGTCCGACGGCCGGCCGCGCCTGCGACACCGGGCGGCTCGCGGCAGATCGGTGGCTGTTGCACGGGCCGCTGTCCGGGACGCCGACGACCGGTGCGATGATCATAGGGTGGGGCTGGAAGAACTCGTTCGGCGCCGGACGCGCCGACCCGTCACGCCGTGATCCGGCGTCCCTGACCACCGAGTAGACCTTCCAGATCCCCGGAAAGGGAAACACCGTGTCCGTGTTCCAGCGCATCCTGGTCGCCGTCGATCCCAGCCCCGCCCGCCACTCCGCCGTGCGGCTGGCCGGCGAGCTGGCCCGGCTGACGAACGCCGAGGTCCGCGTCGTACACGTCATCGCCTCCGCCGCCTCCGTCACCGCGATCATGCCCCTGGAGGAGGACGCCGAGGCCAAGGCAGTCCTCGACGAGGCTCTGACGGCCCTGCGCGAACAGGGCGTCAAGGCCGGGGGAACCCTCGTCAGGGGGCTGACCACCCAGGTCGCGACCACCATCGCCGACACCGCCGAGGAGTTCGCGGCCGACCTCATCGTGCTGAGCCCCCACCACCGGAGCGCCGTCGAGGCGCTGTTCGACCCGCGGGTCAGCGACGCCGTGGCGCACCGCACCAACACGGCGATCCTGCTGGCGCCGGAGGGCCACGAGGAGGCCTGACCGGCCGCACCGGCCATCGCGCCCCCGGGGGCCCGCCGCGGATTCGTCGTCCGTGACGGGCCCCCGGGGCGCTGGAGGTGCCGCGACACGCCGGCTGCCGTCTGCGGGGCCGTTGTGGCGGTCGCGCATCCCGGCGCCGGGCTAGCGGCGGCGCCAGGGAAGTGCCTCCTGTTCGTCGGTGTCGGCGTCGATGCGCTGAAGGGCCGCGTTGACGGCCTCGCCGATGGCGGCGAACTGGGTGACCTGCTCGGGGGTGAGGGCGTCGAAGACGGCTCGGCGTACCGCCTCGACATGGCCGGGAGCCGCACGCTCCAGGAGGCTCATGCCGGCCGGGGTGAGGACCGCGTGCTGGTTACGGCGGTTGACGGGGTCCTCGCGGCGGTCGACGTAGCCGGCCTCCTGGAGGCGGGTCACGGCGTGGGTGAGCCGGCTTCTGGTGATCTTCAGCCGTTCGGCCAGCTCGGACATGGTCAGGCTGTGGTCCTCGACCGAGGACAGGTTGGCGAGGAGGGAGTAGTCGGCGTGGGTCATCCCCGCGTCGCGCCGCAGCTGGCGGTTCAGGTGGTCGGACAGGTGCGTGGAGAACTGGACGTAGGCGAGCCACGCCCGTCGTTCCTCGGGGTTCAGCCAGCGTGGCGTCGTGGTCATGGGCGCAGCCTAACCAGTGACGTTTGAATGCTCAAACCTCCGTGGACGGCGCCGGTTCAGGCCCCGACGTACTCCGCGAGGTGCTGGGCGGTGAGGGTGGAGCGGGCGGTCACCAGGTCGGCCGGGGTGCCCTCGAAGACGATGCGGCCGCCGTCGTGGCCGGCGCCCGGGCCGAGGTCGATGATCCAGTCGGCGTGGGCCATGACCGCCTGGTGGTGCTCGACGACGATCACCGACTTGCCGGAGTCGACCAGCCGGTCCAGCAGCCCCAGCAACTGCTCGACGTCGGCGAGGTGCAGGCCCGCGGTCGGCTCGTCGAGGACGTAGACGCCGCCCTTGTCGGCCATGTGCGTGGCCAGCTTGAGGCGCTGGCGCTCGCCGCCGGACAGGGTCGTGAGGGGCTGGCCGATGGTGAGGTAGCCGAGGCCGACGTCCGTGAGCCGCTGGAGGATGCGGTGGGCGGCCGGGGTGTGCGCCTCGCCCGCGGCGAAGAACTCCTCGGCCTCGGTCACCGGCATCGCCAGCACCTCGCTGATGTCCCGGCCGCCGAGCCGGTAGTCGAGGACGGACGCCTCGAACCGCTTCCCGTCGCAGTCCTCGCAGGTGGTGGCGACGCCCGCCATCATCGCCAGGTCGGTGTAGATCACACCGGCGCCGTTGCAGGTGGGGCAGGCGCCCTCGGAGTTGGAGCTGAACAGGGCCGGCTTGACGCCGTTCTCCTTGGCGAAGGCCTTGCGGATCGGGTCGAGCAGTCCGGTGTAGGTCGCCGGGTTGCTGCGCCGGGAGCCGCGGATGGCGCCCTGGTCGACGGAGACCACCCCGGCGCCGGCCGGGATCGATCCGTGCACCAGGGAGCTCTTGCCGGAGCCCGCGACCCCGGTCACGACGGCCAGGACGCCGAGCGGGATGTCGACGTCGACGCCCTGCAGGTTGTGGGTGCTCGCGCCACGGATCTCCAGCGTGCCGGTGGGCTTGCGGACCGTGTCCTTGAGGGCGGCCCGGTCGTCGAAGTGACGGCCGGTGACGGTGCCGCCCGTCCGCAGGGCCGCGACGGTGCCCTCGAAGCAGACCGTGCCGCCGCCCGCCCCGGCGCCGGGGCCGAGGTCGACGACGTGGTCGGCGATGGCGATGACCTCCGGCTTGTGCTCCACGACGAGCACCGTGTTGCCCTTGTCGCGCAGCCGCAGCAGCAGGCCGTTCATGCGCTGGATGTCGTGCGGGTGCAGGCCGGTGGTGGGCTCGTCGAAGACGTAGGTGACGTCGGTGAGCGAGGAGCCGAGGTGGCGGATCATCTTGGTGCGCTGGGCCTCGCCGCCGGAGAGCGTGCCGGCCGGCCGGTCGAGGGAGAGGTAGCCGAGGCCGATCTCGACGAACGACTCCAGGGTGTGCAGGAGCGTGGCGAGCAGCGGCGCCACCGACGGTTCGTCGAGGCCGCGCACCCAAGCGGCGAGGTCGCTGATCTGCATCGCGCAGGCGTCGGCGATGCTGACGCCGTCGATCTTCGAGGAGCGGGCACCCTCGCTGAGCCGGGTGCCGTCGCAGTCGGGGCAGGTGGCGAAGGTGACCGCCCGCTCCACGAACTCGCGGATGTGCGGCTGCATCGACTCCTTGTCCTTGGAGAGCATCGACTTCTGGATGCGCGGGATCAGACCTTCGTAGGTCATGTTGATGCCCGCGATCTTCATCCGGGTCGGCTCCCGGTGCAGGAAATCCTGCAGCTCCTTCTTCGTGAATGTACTGATCGGCTTGTCCGGGTCGAAGAAGCCGGACTCGATGTAGAGGCGGGAGTTCCAGCCGCCGCCCTTGTAGCCGGGGACGGTGATCGCGCCCTCGTTGAGGGACAGGGTCTCGTCGTAGAGCTGGGCGAGGTCGAGGTCGGTGACGGCGCCCCGGCCCTCGCAGCGCGGGCACATGCCGCCGGTGATGCTGAAGCTGCGGCGCTCCTTCACCTTCTGCCCGGCGCGTTCGACGGTGACCGCGCCGGCCCCCCTGATCGAGGCGATGTTGAAGGAGAACGCCTTGGGCGAGCCGATGTGCGGCTTGCCCAGGCGGCTGAAGAGGATGCGCAGCAGGGCGTTCGCGTCGGTGGCCGTGCCCACGGTGGAGCGCGGGTCGCCGCCCATCCGCTGCTGGTCGACGATGATCGCGGTGGTCAGTCCTTCGAGGACGTCGACCTCGGGCCGGGCCAGGTTGGGCATGAAGCCCTGGACGAACGCGGGGTAGGTCTCGTTGATCAGCCGCTGGGACTCGGCGGCGATGGTGTCGAACACCAGTGAGCTCTTGCCCGAGCCGGAGACTCCGGTGAAGACCGTCAGCCGGCGCTTCGGGATCTCGATGCTGACGTCCTTGAGGTTGTTCTCCCGCGCGCCGTGCACGCGGATCAGGCCGTGGCTGTCGGCCTCGTGCGGCGTGGACGTCGTCTTCTCGGTCTCTGTGGCCATGCTCAAACCCGTCTCCGTCTGCTGCGCGGGGTCCTTGGTCGATCGCCGCCACGCTAGCCGGGATCGGAAGCCTAACGCTTCTCCATTCCTGACCGGCTCCCGTCTGCCATCAGCCGAACCAGTGGGTGAGCGCCGTTTCGAGGGGGGATGCCGTCGGCGGTGGACCACTGAGGATGACCTTCGCCAGGGAGAGCCCGGCGACACGGCTCACCCGGTACACGCCCCACGGGATCGAGGGGTGACCGAGGCACTGCGGGAGGCCGGCGCCGATCCGCCGGCCGCGCGTCTCACGGCGGCCCAGGTGTCGTGGAGCAGCGGCAACCGGCCGGCATGAACCGCCAGGCCCTGGCGGACGGCGCGGCCGCCGCGGCCGCTACCCGCGGGCCGTCCCGGCGGCCCGCCCGGCCTACGACCTCCTCCGCGACGGCCTGGGCTCCCGGCTCGACGGCGCACGGCGGTCCCGACGTCGCCCGTCACCCGGCGGAGCCGATGACGCGGGCGGACGGGCCCGCCGTGCTCGGCTACGAAGATTTTGCGTTCTCGCGGTACGCCCATGAACCGGCCCCCACCTGCTGCGAGTCCGCAATGTCCGCCTGTACACCCCGCAGGTGGCGGTGAGTTCACCCGGCTCCCCTTCCTCGGCAGTCTACGCGCGTGGTGTCATGCCCACGCTCACCCACCCCCCACGTGAGCGTCTACTCGACTAGGAGTCACGCACATGCTGTCGAAGCTTCTCGTTCGCGCGGGTGCCGCCCTCGCGGCCACTGCGGCCGTGGTCGCCACCGCGGTCCCCGCGAGCGCCGCGAGCTACTCCGCGTTCGCCTTCTCGCTCAGCAGCGGCGAGCCCACGATCTACGGCTTCATCAACTCGGCCACCAGCTCGCTCGACATGACGATGTACGAACTGGAGGACACCACGGCCGTCAACGACCTCATAGCCCTGAAGAACAAGGGCGTCACCGTGCGGGTCGTCCTGGATCAGGCACACAAGAGCGCCGACAACTCCGCCTACACCTCCCTCACGAACGCGGGCGTGGGTGTGGTGTGGTCGCCGTCCAGCTTCGTCTACACGCACCAGAAGACCATCACGGTCGACGGCGCCAAGTCGCTCGTGCTGACCGGCAACCTGACCTCCCAGTACTACTCGACCGGCCGGGACTACGGGGTCTTCACCGACGACACCCGGGACGTCGCGGCGATCGAGAAGGTCTTCAACGCCGACTACGCCGGCACCTCCGTCACCCCCACCGACGGCGACCACCTGCTCTGGTCCCCCACCGACTCGCGCAGCCGCCTGCTGACCGTG
Coding sequences within:
- a CDS encoding Fur family transcriptional regulator yields the protein MTMEQLASDLLRRKGLRSTAQRRAVLTALQGHPHSTAADLESRIGTDRAEGGGLSRQGLYNVLEDLTKAQLVRCIEPAGSPARYELRVGDNHHHLVCRRCGLIEDVDCSVGVAPCLTPDEDRGFAVDEAEITWWGLCARCRRATAGQ
- a CDS encoding DUF2180 family protein yields the protein MHCYDCAQSGRHESNGIGACTRCGLFTCADHAQVLRTTVQRPVGVIPMTSVLPSRRLVCGTCRTAEAA
- a CDS encoding GntR family transcriptional regulator; translated protein: MPGQVHKHHRIARVLADEIRAGVHADGSRLPGEHALTERFGVSRTTLRQALQVLGEEGLIATHAGIGSFVTFDGAPLDNRLGWTRALAAQGTELTTEILRFEETTDPELAARLALASDVFLALDRVRRLPDGQGVSLERSRVPVTESLAGLPERGLDGGSLSRELIAAGRVSDSGEGVVSVRGLTEAEAAVLHRSPGESFLRLDQVYRAADGSVVEQVGSLLDPARFELHVRSGNGGRS
- a CDS encoding ADP-ribosylglycohydrolase family protein — translated: MTGRLDRALGAFYGLALGDALGMPTQVMSRPDVVRVYGTVTGFEAARPDNPVSAGMPAGSVTDDTDQAVIVGRLLVEGHGRIDPLRLAHELLDWEKEMKAKGSFDLLGPSTKAALDAVARGVPPHEAGRTGTTNGAAMRVTPVGIAFAADPLGPFVDRVVESCQVTHDTTIGIAGAAAVAAAVSTGVGGGSLDEAVTAAVAAARAGARRGHWIAGADVAARIEWAWELVHGLDEAEALDRVVALVGTSVASQESVPAAFAVLALADGDPWRTALLAANLGGDSDTIGAIAGAVAGSVAGFSALPAEAVRTLRTVNSLELEPLTAQLLAHR
- a CDS encoding cytosine permease, which gives rise to MAVSKTNDRVGTVETRGIEPVPDSERRGHAGQMFWTWFAANISILGLPLGATLVAFRGLDIWQAVLVAVLGSFGSFALVGALSLAGKKGGAPALTLSRAVFGQRGNAGPTLITWLSRVGWETISTTTAAYALLALLDTAFGVRQNTALTVVCLLVFIACTLLISGLGHATIMWINKWATVGFGVLNLVVMGFLVSTVDWSKVLDAPAGPTSAVVAGVGFIASGTGIGWANAGADYARYLPRAIPGRRLVVASAFGAGIPLVLLISLGSLLSAGDRTLAGASDPVAAINAMLPSWMAIPYLVAAFGGLLMSNHLSTYSAGLTMITLGLRVPRAYAVALDVVLMFAGGIYFMLVADDFYGPFSTFLTLLAVPISAWIGVIAVDSLRGRTYDPPALMDTTRSSAYWYSAGFRLPAVLGWALAIVAGLLFTKASTSADDVWFAGPLSDTWFGVNGLGWAVSMAVGAAVYGLCGRRGTATPGDSGEPVAARLQGAGR
- a CDS encoding PfkB family carbohydrate kinase; the protein is MNRRIVLAGNVIADVVIEIPALPERGGDVLGTHSRTTTGGGFNTLVAARRLGAEAVYAGLHGTGPHGDLVRAALAAEEIGTLLPARTDRDTGFTVALVDSGGERTFVTSFGAEATLAPADLTAVGAQLRPDDLVQLSGYGLALPGNGPLLSGLTAVLPAGSTLCLDPGPLVADIPEHVLAPVLARTDWLSANAREARIMTGHEDPRTAAAALVRRLSPGAGVLVRADKDGCWLAAPGRSPVHVPGFPVTAVDSNGAGDAHVGAFLALLGQGFDPLTAAHGANAAAAFAVTRRGPATAPDRAELAAFLADDPLAAQLS
- a CDS encoding NADP-dependent oxidoreductase; the protein is MKAVRFHAYGGIDVLRVEEVERPVPGPGQVLVEVRAAGIQPGEVMIREGARHGRWPAVFPSGQGSDLAGVVVAAGPEVRGFAVGDEVLGFTHNRASHAEYVVAEDVNLVSRPEGLPWEVAGSLYVAGTTAYATVFAVDPRPAETVVVSGAAGGVGALAVQLARRRGAKVVGLASEANHAWLTAHGVVPVVYGQGAADRIREAAGGGGVDAFIDTFGDGYVDMAVELGVRPERINTIRDWPAAARVGARTYGEGSAASAVVVGELARLAARGELDVPIARVYPLEQVREAFRDLERQHARGKIVLRP
- a CDS encoding DMT family transporter produces the protein MMVLAVLFAVLGAVSNAAGTAFQRKAASTVPGRSGLRLLLVLMRRPAWAVGIAGVAGAAVFQALALVNGPMALVQPLFMLELPCALLIAVPLMHRRPSPEGWRTIAVVVAGLALLLASAAPSGGRQQASMQRWVPVLALALGAIGVTVLLVRSSSSPLFRAAALATGAAIGNALTAALMKSATGRLADDGLAAFLSAWQTYGFALTGIAALLLLENALQAGPLVASQPALTIGDAAVSLLLGVTLFDESVRTGWWLLPEVAGAGLILWGVTRLTRVVPHLVDVMR
- a CDS encoding universal stress protein; the protein is MSVFQRILVAVDPSPARHSAVRLAGELARLTNAEVRVVHVIASAASVTAIMPLEEDAEAKAVLDEALTALREQGVKAGGTLVRGLTTQVATTIADTAEEFAADLIVLSPHHRSAVEALFDPRVSDAVAHRTNTAILLAPEGHEEA